A genome region from Pseudomonas helmanticensis includes the following:
- the ppsA gene encoding phosphoenolpyruvate synthase encodes MVEYVVSLDKLGKHDVEHVGGKNASLGEMISNLAGAGVSVPGGFATTAQAYRDFLELSGLNDQIHAALDALDVDDVNALAKTGAQIRQWIMDAEFPEKLNAEIRTAFAALSAGNPDVAVAVRSSATAEDLPDASFAGQQETFLNIRGVENVIRAAKEVFASLFNDRAISYRVHQGFDHKLVALSAGVQRMVRSETGTAGVMFTLDTESGFRDVVFITGAYGLGETVVQGAVNPDEFYVHKGTLEAGRPAILRRNLGSKAIKMIYGDEAKAGRSVKTVDVDKAERARFCLSDAEVSELAKQAMIIEKHYQCPMDIEWAKDGDDGKLYIVQARPETVKSRTQANVMERYLLKETGTVLVEGRAIGQRIGAGKVRIIKDVSEMDKVQPGDVLVSDMTDPDWEPVMKRASAIVTNRGGRTCHAAIIARELGIPAVVGCGNATQLLKDGQGVTVSCAEGDTGYIFEGELGFDIKKNSVDAMPELPFKIMMNVGNPDRAFDFAQLPNAGVGLARLEFIINRMIGVHPKALLNYDGLPQEIKDSVDKRIAGYDDPVGFYVDKLVEGISTLAAAFTPKKVIVRLSDFKSNEYANLIGGKLYEPEEENPMLGFRGASRYISESFRDCFELECRALKRVRNEMGLTNVEIMVPFVRTLGEASQVIDLLAENGLKRGENGLRIIMMCELPSNAILAEEFLEFFDGFSIGSNDLTQLTLGLDRDSGIIAHLFDERNPAVKKLLANAIAACNKAGKYIGICGQGPSDHPDLAKWLMEQGIESVSLNPDSVLETWFFLAEGQAQA; translated from the coding sequence TTGGTAGAGTACGTAGTTTCCCTCGATAAGCTCGGCAAACACGATGTTGAGCATGTGGGGGGCAAGAACGCATCCCTGGGCGAGATGATCAGTAACCTGGCAGGCGCCGGTGTTTCGGTCCCCGGCGGCTTCGCCACGACGGCTCAGGCTTATCGTGATTTCCTCGAACTGAGTGGCCTCAACGACCAGATCCACGCGGCCCTCGACGCGCTCGACGTCGACGACGTCAACGCCCTGGCCAAGACCGGCGCGCAGATCCGTCAATGGATCATGGACGCCGAATTCCCTGAAAAACTCAATGCCGAGATCCGCACCGCGTTCGCCGCGCTGTCGGCCGGCAACCCTGATGTGGCCGTGGCCGTGCGTTCTTCCGCCACCGCCGAAGACTTGCCGGACGCTTCGTTCGCCGGTCAGCAGGAAACCTTCCTGAACATCCGTGGTGTGGAAAACGTTATCCGCGCCGCCAAAGAGGTGTTCGCGTCGCTGTTCAACGACCGTGCGATTTCCTACCGCGTGCACCAGGGCTTCGACCACAAACTGGTCGCCCTGTCGGCTGGCGTGCAGCGCATGGTGCGTTCGGAAACCGGTACTGCCGGCGTGATGTTCACCCTCGATACCGAATCCGGCTTCCGTGACGTGGTGTTCATCACCGGTGCCTACGGCCTGGGCGAAACCGTCGTCCAGGGCGCGGTGAACCCGGATGAGTTCTACGTGCACAAGGGCACGCTGGAGGCCGGTCGTCCGGCGATCCTGCGTCGCAACCTGGGCAGCAAAGCGATCAAGATGATCTACGGCGACGAGGCCAAGGCCGGTCGTTCGGTCAAGACTGTCGATGTCGACAAGGCTGAGCGTGCACGTTTCTGCCTGTCCGACGCTGAAGTCAGCGAGCTGGCCAAGCAAGCGATGATCATCGAGAAGCACTATCAGTGCCCGATGGACATCGAGTGGGCCAAGGACGGTGACGACGGCAAGCTGTACATCGTGCAGGCCCGTCCGGAAACCGTGAAAAGCCGCACCCAGGCCAACGTCATGGAACGTTACCTGTTGAAAGAAACCGGCACCGTGCTGGTTGAAGGTCGCGCGATTGGCCAGCGCATCGGCGCCGGCAAAGTGCGGATCATCAAGGACGTCTCCGAGATGGACAAAGTCCAGCCGGGTGACGTGCTGGTTTCCGACATGACCGACCCGGACTGGGAACCGGTGATGAAACGCGCCAGCGCCATCGTCACCAACCGTGGCGGGCGTACCTGCCACGCGGCGATCATCGCGCGTGAGCTGGGCATTCCGGCAGTGGTCGGTTGCGGCAACGCCACCCAACTGCTCAAGGATGGCCAGGGTGTGACCGTGAGCTGCGCCGAAGGCGATACTGGTTACATCTTCGAAGGCGAGCTGGGCTTCGACATCAAGAAGAACTCCGTCGACGCCATGCCGGAGCTGCCGTTCAAGATCATGATGAACGTCGGCAACCCGGACCGCGCCTTCGACTTCGCGCAACTGCCGAACGCCGGTGTCGGCCTGGCCCGTCTGGAATTCATCATCAACCGCATGATCGGGGTGCACCCGAAAGCGCTGTTGAACTACGACGGTCTGCCACAGGAAATCAAGGATAGCGTCGACAAGCGCATCGCCGGTTACGACGATCCGGTCGGTTTCTATGTCGACAAACTGGTGGAAGGCATCAGCACCCTCGCTGCAGCGTTCACGCCGAAAAAAGTCATCGTGCGTCTGTCGGACTTCAAGTCCAACGAATACGCCAACCTGATCGGCGGCAAGCTCTACGAGCCGGAAGAAGAAAACCCGATGCTGGGTTTCCGTGGCGCTTCGCGTTACATCAGCGAATCGTTCCGTGACTGCTTCGAACTCGAATGCCGCGCGCTGAAGCGTGTACGCAACGAGATGGGCCTGACCAACGTCGAAATCATGGTGCCGTTCGTGCGTACCTTGGGCGAAGCCAGTCAGGTCATCGATCTGCTCGCCGAAAACGGCTTGAAGCGCGGCGAAAACGGTCTGCGCATCATCATGATGTGCGAACTGCCATCCAACGCGATCCTTGCTGAAGAATTCCTCGAATTCTTCGACGGTTTCTCGATCGGTTCCAACGACCTGACTCAGCTGACCCTGGGCCTGGACCGCGACTCCGGTATCATCGCGCACCTGTTCGACGAGCGTAATCCGGCGGTCAAGAAGCTGTTGGCCAACGCGATTGCCGCGTGCAACAAGGCTGGCAAGTACATCGGTATCTGCGGTCAGGGTCCTTCGGATCACCCGGATCTGGCCAAATGGCTGATGGAGCAGGGCATCGAAAGCGTGTCGCTGAACCCGGACTCCGTGCTGGAAACCTGGTTCTTCCTTGCCGAAGGCCAAGCGCAGGCTTGA
- the ppsR gene encoding posphoenolpyruvate synthetase regulatory kinase/phosphorylase PpsR, giving the protein MKRSAFFISDGTGITAETLGQSLLAQFENITFSKFTRPYIDSVEKARAMVQQINKAAETDGFRPIIFDTIVNQDIREILATSNGFMIDIFSTFLAPLEQELTEHSSYTVGKSHSIGHNSNYMERIEAVNFALDNDDGARTHYYDKADLILVGVSRCGKTPTCLYMAMQFGIRAANYPLTEDDMERLTLPAALRAHQHKLFGLTIDPDRLTAIRNERKPNSRYSSYAQCEFEVREVENLFRRENIPHINSTHFSVEEISAKILVEKGVERRFK; this is encoded by the coding sequence ATGAAACGATCTGCTTTCTTCATCTCCGATGGCACCGGCATCACTGCCGAAACCCTGGGTCAAAGCCTTCTGGCGCAGTTCGAAAACATTACCTTCAGCAAATTCACGCGACCGTACATCGACAGCGTTGAAAAAGCGCGGGCCATGGTACAACAAATCAACAAAGCCGCTGAAACCGACGGCTTTCGTCCGATCATCTTCGACACCATCGTCAATCAGGACATCCGTGAGATTCTCGCAACGTCCAATGGTTTCATGATCGACATTTTCTCGACCTTCCTCGCCCCGCTGGAGCAGGAACTGACCGAGCATTCTTCCTACACCGTCGGCAAATCCCATTCCATCGGGCACAACTCCAATTACATGGAGCGCATCGAGGCGGTGAACTTCGCCCTCGACAACGATGACGGCGCGCGCACGCACTATTACGACAAAGCCGACCTGATACTAGTGGGCGTGTCGCGTTGCGGTAAGACACCGACGTGCCTGTACATGGCCATGCAGTTCGGCATCCGCGCGGCCAACTATCCGCTGACCGAAGACGACATGGAGCGCCTGACCCTGCCAGCCGCCCTGCGCGCGCATCAGCACAAGTTGTTCGGCCTGACCATCGACCCGGATCGCCTCACCGCAATCCGCAACGAGCGCAAGCCCAACAGCCGCTATTCGAGTTATGCGCAGTGCGAATTTGAAGTGCGCGAAGTGGAGAACCTGTTCCGCCGCGAGAACATTCCGCACATCAATTCGACGCATTTTTCGGTGGAAGAGATTTCGGCGAAGATTTTGGTGGAGAAAGGCGTCGAACGACGCTTCAAATAA
- a CDS encoding PLP-dependent aminotransferase family protein gives MTVKVSIAMVSILRDGLVNGVGVKYKRLADGVAQAIDEGVIEVGCKLPPHRLLADSLGVTIGTISRAYGELERVGLVVARVGDGTYVSQRGMERAQDKGFRNVSDEPPTCFDMSRNQPIPGQETTFLSQSLQDLANEPGVLRQLTGYTAEGGMARHRVAGAVWLSHGDFVPHADQVLCVNGGQHGLLCALMGLLKAGDSVVTEHLSYPGLISVARQLGIKLIGAAMDDEGLLPSALEDICRQHRVSALYCTPTIQNPTAAMMSVLRREAIADVCRQHNLLIVEDEAHAVLDRQRPLPLSYFAPERAVLIGSLSKAVSAGLRVGYLHAPQALIGRISSAIRSTCWMANPLSMEVASLWIENGMAEHLLDEQISEIGRRKTLVAPVLKGLNYKTHTYSPHFWIEVPELWRASQIAAELKENNYLVATAESFAVGHGAVPQFIRVSVCNAVGDDRLLLAGFEALANALTQHNPL, from the coding sequence ATGACTGTCAAAGTAAGTATTGCCATGGTGTCAATCCTCCGTGACGGCCTCGTCAACGGCGTCGGTGTGAAGTACAAGCGCCTCGCCGACGGCGTCGCGCAGGCGATTGATGAAGGCGTGATCGAGGTTGGCTGCAAGTTGCCGCCGCACCGGCTGCTGGCCGACAGCCTGGGCGTGACCATTGGCACCATCAGCCGTGCATACGGTGAGCTGGAACGGGTCGGCCTGGTCGTCGCTCGCGTCGGCGATGGCACTTATGTGTCCCAGCGTGGGATGGAGCGGGCGCAGGACAAAGGCTTTCGCAACGTCAGCGATGAGCCGCCAACCTGCTTCGACATGAGTCGGAATCAGCCGATTCCGGGGCAGGAAACCACCTTCCTGAGCCAGAGCCTGCAGGATCTCGCCAATGAGCCGGGCGTGTTGCGCCAATTGACCGGGTACACCGCCGAGGGCGGCATGGCGCGGCATCGGGTGGCGGGGGCGGTCTGGCTCAGCCATGGCGACTTCGTGCCGCACGCCGATCAGGTGCTGTGCGTCAACGGCGGTCAGCATGGTTTGCTCTGCGCGCTGATGGGGCTGCTCAAGGCCGGCGACAGCGTTGTCACCGAGCATTTGTCCTACCCGGGATTGATCAGCGTCGCACGCCAGCTCGGGATAAAACTTATCGGTGCTGCAATGGACGACGAAGGACTGTTGCCCTCAGCGCTGGAAGATATTTGCCGTCAGCATCGGGTATCGGCGCTGTATTGCACGCCGACCATCCAGAATCCCACAGCGGCGATGATGTCGGTCCTACGGCGCGAGGCGATTGCCGACGTCTGCCGCCAGCACAATCTGCTGATTGTGGAAGACGAAGCCCACGCCGTACTCGACCGCCAGCGTCCGCTGCCACTGAGTTACTTCGCGCCGGAGCGCGCGGTGTTGATCGGCAGCCTGAGCAAGGCGGTTTCCGCCGGATTGCGCGTGGGTTATCTGCATGCACCGCAAGCGTTGATCGGGCGGATCAGTTCAGCCATTCGCAGCACCTGCTGGATGGCCAATCCGTTATCGATGGAAGTGGCGAGCCTGTGGATCGAAAACGGCATGGCCGAGCATTTGCTGGATGAACAGATTAGCGAGATCGGCCGGCGCAAGACGTTGGTCGCGCCGGTGCTCAAGGGCCTGAATTACAAGACTCACACCTACAGCCCGCATTTCTGGATAGAAGTGCCTGAGTTGTGGCGGGCGTCGCAGATTGCGGCCGAGTTGAAGGAGAACAATTATCTGGTGGCGACTGCCGAATCATTTGCGGTCGGGCATGGCGCGGTGCCGCAATTCATTCGGGTGAGTGTGTGCAATGCGGTGGGGGATGACCGTTTGTTGCTGGCGGGGTTTGAAGCTCTGGCAAATGCCCTGACACAACACAATCCCTTGTAG
- a CDS encoding DMT family transporter, whose product MSTAISTPINISKPWLAGLLTSALFLIVCLSWGTTWLGIKIAVESVPPLTAAGLRFLIAFPLFLSFALLRKEPLLFPRQSRWFFVFVTLSYFSLPYYLLNYGEMHVSSGLTALLFSCMPVFILLFSALFLREKIYPSQMLGIAIGFGSLFMIIRSQGLHLDQAEWLGVLAILCAAVMHALCYVVTKKHGSAISVITYNTLPIGIAGAMLFIGGLSVEAPVFSDVTTRSWGALLYLGLVASVGGFIVYFLLLKRLSPIILSFVFIIFPVFAVIIGAWYEGQALSRELMIYSAILLSGFAITKLPIEKWRTRSV is encoded by the coding sequence ATGTCGACCGCCATCAGCACCCCCATCAACATCAGCAAACCCTGGCTCGCCGGATTGCTCACCAGCGCGCTGTTCCTGATCGTCTGCCTGAGTTGGGGCACGACGTGGCTGGGGATCAAGATTGCTGTTGAAAGCGTGCCGCCACTGACCGCCGCCGGCCTGCGTTTTCTGATCGCGTTTCCGCTGTTCCTCAGCTTCGCCCTTTTGCGCAAGGAACCGCTGCTGTTTCCGCGCCAAAGCCGCTGGTTCTTTGTCTTCGTCACGCTGAGCTACTTCAGTCTGCCGTATTACCTGCTCAACTACGGCGAGATGCACGTGTCGTCCGGCCTGACGGCGCTGCTGTTCAGTTGCATGCCGGTGTTCATCCTGCTGTTTTCCGCGCTGTTTCTGCGCGAAAAAATCTACCCGTCGCAAATGCTCGGCATCGCCATCGGTTTCGGCAGTCTGTTCATGATCATTCGCAGCCAGGGCCTGCATCTGGATCAGGCGGAATGGCTGGGCGTACTGGCGATTCTGTGTGCGGCGGTGATGCATGCGCTGTGCTACGTGGTGACGAAAAAACACGGCAGCGCGATCAGCGTGATCACCTACAACACGCTGCCGATCGGCATTGCCGGGGCGATGTTATTTATTGGCGGCTTGAGTGTTGAAGCGCCGGTGTTTAGCGACGTGACCACACGTTCGTGGGGTGCCCTGCTCTACCTGGGACTGGTGGCGTCGGTGGGCGGATTCATCGTTTATTTTTTGCTGCTGAAACGCCTGAGCCCGATCATTCTGTCGTTCGTGTTTATCATCTTCCCGGTGTTCGCCGTGATCATCGGCGCCTGGTATGAAGGGCAGGCATTGTCGCGGGAATTGATGATCTATTCGGCGATCCTGTTGAGCGGGTTTGCCATCACCAAATTGCCCATCGAAAAATGGCGGACACGGTCCGTGTAG
- the prpD gene encoding 2-methylcitrate dehydratase, whose amino-acid sequence MSANVDLNNRPDYDPVLQDIADYVLTFKVTSAEALDTARNCLMDTLGCGLLALRFPECTKHLGPIVEGTIVPFGARVPGTSYRLDPVKAAWDIGCIVRWLDYNDTWLAAEWGHPSDNLGGILAVADHLSQKRVANAEAPLTVRDVLEAMIMAHEIQGVIALENSFNRVGLDHVILVKVASTAVTAKLMGANREQLLSALSHAFADGQALRTYRHAPNAGSRKSWAAGDASSRGVRLADIAMRGEMGIPGVLTAKQWGFYDVLFSHTNNDLALKPQDKRAFTFARAFGSYVMENVLFKISFPAEFHAQTACEAAVTLHPQVRNRLHEIDRIVITTHESAIRIISKVGPLANAADRDHCIQYMTAVPLAFGNLVAEQYEDDFHRAHPIIDVLREKMVIVEEPRFTREYLEPDKRSIANAVQVFFKDGSSTENVVVEYPIGHRRRRAEGIPLLEDKFKANLTTRFTGQRSGEIFTLCKDQTRLESTPVNRFVDLFAL is encoded by the coding sequence ATGAGCGCCAACGTCGACCTGAACAACCGCCCCGACTACGACCCTGTCCTGCAGGACATCGCCGATTACGTCCTCACCTTCAAAGTCACCTCTGCCGAAGCCCTCGACACCGCCCGCAACTGCCTGATGGACACGCTGGGTTGCGGCCTGCTGGCGCTGCGTTTCCCCGAATGCACCAAGCATCTTGGGCCAATCGTCGAGGGCACCATCGTGCCGTTTGGCGCACGCGTTCCCGGCACGTCCTATCGCCTCGACCCGGTCAAAGCCGCGTGGGACATCGGCTGCATCGTCCGCTGGCTCGACTACAACGACACCTGGCTCGCCGCCGAATGGGGCCATCCCTCCGACAACCTCGGCGGAATTCTCGCGGTGGCCGATCATTTGTCGCAGAAACGCGTGGCCAACGCTGAAGCACCGCTGACGGTTCGCGATGTGCTCGAAGCGATGATCATGGCGCACGAGATTCAAGGGGTAATCGCCCTGGAAAACTCCTTCAACCGTGTAGGACTCGATCACGTCATCCTGGTGAAAGTCGCCTCAACGGCGGTCACCGCGAAACTGATGGGCGCCAATCGCGAGCAACTGCTGTCGGCGTTGTCCCATGCGTTTGCTGACGGGCAGGCGTTGCGCACTTATCGTCATGCACCGAACGCCGGTTCGCGCAAATCCTGGGCGGCCGGGGATGCGTCGAGTCGTGGCGTGCGCCTGGCCGACATCGCCATGCGCGGCGAGATGGGCATTCCCGGGGTGCTGACGGCAAAACAGTGGGGCTTTTATGACGTGCTGTTCAGCCACACCAACAACGATCTGGCGCTGAAACCGCAGGACAAACGCGCGTTCACTTTCGCGCGCGCGTTCGGCAGTTACGTGATGGAAAACGTCCTGTTCAAGATCAGCTTCCCCGCAGAGTTCCATGCGCAAACCGCCTGCGAAGCAGCGGTGACGTTGCACCCACAAGTGCGCAATCGCCTGCACGAAATTGACCGGATCGTTATCACCACCCACGAATCGGCGATCCGCATCATTTCCAAAGTCGGGCCGCTGGCCAACGCCGCCGACCGCGATCATTGCATTCAGTACATGACTGCAGTGCCATTGGCGTTCGGCAATCTGGTCGCTGAGCAATACGAAGACGATTTCCACCGGGCGCATCCGATCATCGATGTGCTGCGCGAAAAAATGGTCATCGTCGAAGAACCGCGTTTCACTCGCGAATATCTCGAGCCCGACAAGCGCTCGATTGCCAACGCCGTGCAGGTGTTTTTCAAGGATGGCAGCAGCACTGAAAACGTTGTGGTGGAATACCCGATTGGTCACCGCCGTCGCCGTGCCGAGGGCATTCCATTGCTGGAGGACAAGTTCAAAGCCAATCTCACGACGCGTTTTACCGGGCAGCGCAGTGGCGAAATTTTCACACTGTGCAAGGATCAAACCCGACTCGAGTCCACCCCGGTCAACCGCTTCGTCGACCTGTTCGCCCTCTGA
- the prpF gene encoding 2-methylaconitate cis-trans isomerase PrpF codes for MAHAATFAPQIKIPATYMRGGTSKGVFFSLKDLPEAAQIPGPVRDAFLLRVIGSPDPYDKQIDGMGGATSSTSKTVILSKSLKADHDVDYLFGQVSIDKPFVDWSGNCGNLSAAVGSFAISNGLVDAGRIPHNGVAVVRVWQANIGKTIIAHVPITNGEVQETGDFELDGVTFPAAEVQVEFMDPAADEEGGGGSMFPTGNLIDELEVPGVGTFKATMINAGIPTIFVNAEDIGYTGTELQGAINSDPQALQMFETIRAYGALRMGLIANLDEAAKRQHTPKVAFVAKPADYLASSGKAIAAGDVDLLVRALSMGKLHHAMMGTAAVAIGTAAAISGTLVNLAAGGVERNAVRFGHPSGTLRVGAEASLENGEWIVKKAIMSRSARVLMEGYVRVPGDSF; via the coding sequence ATGGCTCACGCAGCTACTTTCGCACCGCAGATCAAAATCCCCGCCACCTACATGCGCGGCGGCACCAGCAAAGGCGTGTTTTTCAGCCTCAAGGATTTGCCCGAAGCGGCGCAGATTCCCGGCCCGGTTCGCGACGCTTTTTTGCTGCGCGTGATCGGCAGCCCTGACCCGTACGACAAGCAGATCGACGGCATGGGCGGCGCGACTTCGAGCACCAGCAAAACCGTGATCCTGTCGAAAAGCCTCAAGGCTGATCACGACGTCGATTACCTGTTCGGCCAGGTCTCTATCGACAAGCCATTCGTGGATTGGAGCGGCAACTGCGGCAACCTCTCGGCAGCGGTCGGTTCGTTCGCCATCAGCAATGGCTTGGTCGACGCCGGCCGCATTCCGCACAACGGTGTTGCGGTGGTGCGCGTGTGGCAGGCCAACATCGGCAAAACCATCATCGCCCACGTGCCGATCACCAATGGCGAGGTGCAGGAAACCGGTGATTTCGAACTCGACGGCGTGACTTTTCCGGCCGCTGAAGTGCAAGTCGAATTCATGGACCCGGCGGCGGACGAAGAGGGCGGCGGTGGCTCGATGTTCCCCACCGGCAACCTGATCGATGAGCTGGAAGTGCCGGGTGTCGGCACGTTCAAGGCGACGATGATCAACGCCGGCATCCCGACGATTTTCGTCAACGCCGAAGACATCGGTTACACCGGCACCGAACTGCAAGGCGCGATCAACAGCGATCCGCAAGCGCTGCAGATGTTCGAGACGATTCGTGCTTACGGCGCGCTGCGCATGGGCCTGATTGCCAATCTGGATGAAGCGGCGAAACGGCAGCACACGCCGAAAGTTGCGTTCGTTGCCAAGCCTGCGGATTACCTGGCGTCCAGTGGCAAAGCGATTGCTGCCGGGGATGTGGATTTGCTGGTGCGTGCGTTGTCGATGGGCAAGTTGCACCACGCAATGATGGGCACGGCGGCTGTGGCGATCGGCACCGCCGCAGCCATTTCCGGCACGTTGGTGAACCTCGCGGCAGGTGGCGTTGAACGCAATGCCGTGCGCTTCGGGCATCCGTCCGGAACGTTGCGCGTCGGTGCTGAAGCCAGCCTGGAAAACGGCGAGTGGATCGTCAAAAAAGCCATTATGAGCCGCAGTGCTCGGGTGCTGATGGAAGGCTATGTACGCGTCCCCGGAGATTCGTTCTGA